In a genomic window of Leptolyngbya sp. SIO1E4:
- the pyrR gene encoding bifunctional pyr operon transcriptional regulator/uracil phosphoribosyltransferase PyrR produces MASFVEILSSEDLRRTVNRLASEIIERASALENLVLLGIYTRGVPLAHLLAEQIERLENYPVPLGALDITFYRDDLDSIGIRTPARTDIPFDLSGKTLVLVDDVIYSGRTIRAALNAVNDYGRPETIRLAVLIDRGHRQLPIHPDFVGKMLPTSREEAVKVFLQDTDSQDAVHLLRSGLND; encoded by the coding sequence ATGGCTAGCTTTGTTGAAATCTTGTCGTCAGAAGATCTCCGGCGCACGGTTAATCGTCTCGCTTCAGAAATTATCGAACGAGCCAGTGCCTTAGAAAACTTAGTGCTTTTAGGGATTTACACCCGTGGGGTACCCTTAGCCCATTTACTGGCAGAACAAATTGAGCGCTTAGAAAACTACCCAGTGCCACTAGGAGCCTTGGACATCACCTTCTATCGAGACGATCTCGACAGCATTGGCATCCGTACCCCTGCACGCACCGATATCCCCTTCGACTTGTCGGGTAAAACCCTCGTGCTGGTAGATGATGTCATTTATAGCGGGCGCACGATTCGCGCAGCATTAAACGCCGTTAACGACTATGGCCGACCTGAAACCATCCGGCTAGCGGTTCTCATCGATCGTGGCCATCGCCAGCTCCCCATTCATCCTGACTTTGTGGGCAAAATGCTGCCCACCTCCCGCGAAGAAGCGGTCAAAGTCTTTTTGCAAGACACAGACAGCCAAGACGCGGTGCATCTTCTTCGCAGCGGGCTGAATGATTGA
- a CDS encoding ATPase: MTVPRTICAGFLMLIVVGTILLLLPFATTSGQWNDPIVALFTATSAVCVTGLIVVDTGSYFSPVGQFIILLLIQVGGLGYMTATTLLLLILKRRLGLKDRLAIQQSMDIQELSGTKALIISVISMTLIFEITGAFLLMPVLQQDYGTGFGLWLSIFHSISAFNNAGFSLFPDSMVQYARSTGVNLVITGLVIFGGIGYQVIMESFMWVRDRLRGRQERGCFSLHFKIVTTTTIALLLIGTIALFYLEYQNPATLGYLTLDDKLTAAWFQSVIARTAGFNSIDINSMHDASLFLMVALMFIGASPGSTGGGIKTTTIRILITCTRTVLRGYEEVLAYRREIPSARILKAISVVVGSGATVIGVTISLALFNPEFSFLRLFFEAVSAFATVGLSTGITADLSIPSQLMIIGTMYVGRVGVLLFMAALVGDHSPSMVRYPEEDLLIG, from the coding sequence ATGACGGTGCCGCGCACGATCTGTGCCGGTTTTTTAATGTTGATTGTAGTGGGGACAATCCTGCTGCTGTTGCCCTTTGCAACGACTTCGGGTCAATGGAATGACCCTATCGTGGCGCTCTTTACAGCAACCTCTGCGGTTTGCGTCACTGGGCTGATTGTGGTGGACACGGGCAGCTACTTTTCACCCGTTGGGCAATTCATCATCTTGCTGCTGATTCAGGTGGGTGGGTTGGGGTACATGACGGCCACAACCTTACTGCTGCTGATTTTGAAGCGGCGTTTGGGGCTTAAAGACCGGCTGGCGATTCAGCAGTCTATGGATATTCAAGAACTCTCTGGGACGAAGGCGCTGATTATTTCGGTCATCAGCATGACGCTGATTTTTGAGATCACAGGGGCATTTTTGCTCATGCCCGTGCTGCAGCAGGACTATGGCACTGGTTTTGGATTGTGGCTCTCAATTTTTCACAGCATTAGTGCGTTCAATAATGCCGGGTTCAGCCTTTTTCCAGACAGTATGGTGCAATATGCCCGCTCTACCGGGGTCAATCTGGTGATTACCGGACTCGTAATCTTCGGGGGCATTGGCTATCAGGTGATTATGGAGAGTTTTATGTGGGTGCGCGATCGCCTGAGAGGACGTCAGGAGCGCGGGTGCTTTTCCCTACATTTCAAAATCGTCACCACGACCACCATTGCCTTACTGTTGATTGGGACGATTGCCCTCTTCTATCTGGAATACCAAAATCCAGCCACGTTAGGCTACTTGACCCTGGACGATAAACTCACCGCCGCCTGGTTTCAGTCTGTAATTGCCCGAACAGCAGGCTTTAACTCCATTGATATCAACAGCATGCACGACGCCTCACTCTTTCTCATGGTGGCGTTGATGTTTATTGGGGCAAGCCCCGGCAGCACCGGTGGGGGGATTAAAACAACCACCATCCGTATTCTCATCACCTGTACCCGCACAGTGCTGAGGGGATATGAAGAAGTGCTGGCCTATCGACGAGAAATCCCTTCGGCGCGCATTCTAAAAGCGATTAGCGTCGTTGTTGGCTCGGGTGCCACTGTCATTGGCGTGACGATTTCGCTGGCGTTATTTAACCCCGAGTTTAGCTTTCTGCGCCTATTTTTCGAAGCGGTTTCTGCCTTTGCCACGGTGGGTTTATCAACCGGAATTACGGCTGATTTATCGATTCCCTCGCAGCTGATGATTATCGGCACGATGTACGTTGGGCGGGTTGGCGTGCTGTTATTTATGGCAGCGCTAGTCGGTGACCATAGCCCTAGTATGGTGCGCTACCCAGAAGAAGACTTGCTGATTGGTTAG
- a CDS encoding methyltransferase domain-containing protein, with translation MSSELYQKIQTFYDQSSGLWESVWGEHMHHGFYGPTGTHQKVQYQAQIDLIEALLSWAEVDQAQSILDAGCGIGGSALYLCDRFAASVQGITLSPQQAARATERATTAGLAEKVSFQVADVLHTPFADQQFDLIWSLESGEHYPDKAQFFQESYRLLPPGGQLLMATWCHRPLDSLAGELTPSETWHLEALYQAYHLPYVLSLPAYADLAQQSGFTHVRTADWSDAVAPFWDAVIVSAVQGRAIAGVLQAGWPTVQGALALGLMRWGFQRGLVRYGILVATK, from the coding sequence ATGAGTTCAGAGCTATATCAGAAAATCCAGACATTCTACGATCAGTCCTCCGGGCTTTGGGAATCTGTCTGGGGTGAACATATGCACCATGGGTTTTATGGACCAACTGGAACCCATCAGAAAGTTCAGTACCAGGCTCAAATTGACCTTATCGAAGCTCTATTAAGCTGGGCCGAGGTTGATCAGGCGCAGTCTATTTTAGATGCAGGCTGTGGGATTGGGGGCAGCGCCCTATACCTGTGCGATCGCTTTGCAGCTTCAGTGCAGGGCATTACCCTCAGCCCTCAGCAGGCTGCCCGAGCCACTGAACGGGCCACCACCGCAGGGCTGGCCGAAAAAGTTAGCTTTCAAGTGGCAGATGTTCTGCATACTCCCTTCGCCGATCAGCAATTTGACCTGATCTGGTCCCTAGAGAGCGGTGAGCACTACCCTGACAAAGCCCAATTTTTTCAGGAAAGCTATCGTCTGTTGCCTCCGGGAGGGCAGCTACTGATGGCAACTTGGTGCCACCGCCCCCTAGACTCCCTGGCTGGCGAGCTTACCCCATCAGAAACATGGCATCTAGAAGCGCTCTATCAGGCTTACCACCTGCCCTATGTGCTGTCACTACCGGCCTATGCTGATCTAGCCCAGCAGTCGGGGTTTACCCATGTTCGAACGGCAGACTGGTCAGATGCCGTGGCCCCCTTTTGGGATGCGGTGATCGTCTCGGCGGTGCAAGGGCGGGCAATCGCCGGTGTCTTACAAGCGGGCTGGCCTACTGTTCAGGGGGCCTTGGCCCTAGGGCTCATGCGCTGGGGCTTTCAGCGGGGGCTGGTGCGCTATGGCATTTTAGTGGCAACCAAATAA
- a CDS encoding DUF3747 domain-containing protein has protein sequence MKSTTAVKFVAFAAATIGVFGSTATAWAQAQFSSREVDQSRFLSVSAPGSVFVPHSLYLIEQRSDARSCYEVNGSDPGEVNPLWTTFDFTQGNVCGRSSDSNGYSIRVNGEDLGGQYRLQIKESEGELVLLGVSSGSPSLLIGRTGGISSNGFTEIKLQPGWRITQRVFEGRALGHFYYTNDATLAELAEEGDVAITPPTTPGPTTPTEDPVPFPDVRGDIYAAEIARAVEIGFVAGFQDGTFKPTQPVTREEAASMVVEALQAFLPAGEELPNVAVTGAPFPDVPADRWSAQKITLLKDYEIITGDPDGSYRPTATITRAELMAMLRKTAIAFRTEVGLSADLEPTQETFAFSDTSGHWAQTVITTMSGYCGVATAYNEQGNAFQPNSEALRNYTAAAIERLFDCGTTPQ, from the coding sequence ATGAAATCGACGACAGCAGTCAAGTTTGTGGCATTCGCTGCAGCTACCATTGGAGTCTTTGGCAGTACAGCCACTGCCTGGGCGCAAGCCCAATTTTCTAGCCGAGAGGTCGACCAAAGCCGCTTCCTGTCTGTATCTGCACCGGGTTCGGTCTTTGTTCCCCACAGCCTTTATCTCATCGAGCAACGGAGTGATGCCCGGTCATGCTACGAGGTCAACGGGTCAGATCCGGGTGAGGTCAACCCCCTCTGGACAACCTTTGACTTTACCCAGGGCAACGTTTGCGGACGATCCTCAGACAGTAATGGCTACTCTATCCGAGTCAATGGTGAAGACCTGGGGGGCCAGTATCGCTTACAGATTAAAGAAAGCGAAGGGGAACTGGTTTTGTTAGGGGTTTCTTCGGGGAGCCCTTCTCTGTTGATTGGTCGCACCGGTGGGATCAGTAGCAATGGCTTTACTGAGATCAAGCTGCAGCCGGGATGGCGTATTACCCAGCGGGTATTTGAAGGCCGCGCCTTGGGTCACTTCTACTACACCAATGACGCAACCCTGGCTGAACTAGCCGAAGAAGGGGATGTGGCCATTACGCCCCCGACTACCCCGGGGCCAACTACCCCCACGGAAGACCCTGTGCCATTTCCAGATGTGCGGGGTGATATCTACGCAGCGGAGATTGCCCGAGCCGTGGAAATTGGCTTTGTAGCTGGCTTCCAGGATGGCACCTTTAAGCCAACTCAGCCGGTTACCCGCGAAGAAGCCGCCTCTATGGTTGTAGAAGCGCTGCAGGCCTTTCTCCCAGCTGGGGAGGAACTGCCTAATGTTGCCGTTACGGGTGCCCCTTTCCCAGATGTCCCTGCCGATCGCTGGAGTGCTCAGAAGATTACCTTGCTCAAGGATTATGAGATTATCACGGGTGATCCTGACGGTAGCTATCGCCCGACGGCTACCATTACGCGGGCAGAGTTAATGGCGATGCTCCGCAAAACGGCGATCGCCTTCCGCACCGAGGTCGGGCTGTCAGCTGATCTAGAACCGACGCAAGAGACCTTTGCGTTCTCTGACACCAGCGGGCACTGGGCCCAAACGGTCATTACCACCATGTCCGGCTACTGCGGCGTTGCCACCGCATACAACGAACAGGGGAATGCTTTCCAGCCTAACTCTGAGGCCCTGCGAAACTATACGGCAGCGGCCATTGAGCGCCTGTTTGATTGCGGCACAACTCCTCAGTAG
- a CDS encoding pentapeptide repeat-containing protein, which produces MTTHSDRTPKQRLLPALGLAITGCLMLSSAAHAFDEEAVTRLLNTGACPGCDLSHADLRRYDLSGVNLSGANLDNANFYLANLSDADLSGANLTDAYLFKVTAIGINLNGAQLNQATVYDSDFTGASFEGTLFGQAYVEDSLFQNAVLELADLSNAILVDSNFNGAVLCGAELAYGDYRTNCPVSSDLLE; this is translated from the coding sequence ATGACAACACATTCTGATCGCACGCCCAAACAACGTCTGCTGCCAGCTTTAGGGCTGGCTATCACCGGCTGCCTGATGCTGTCTTCTGCAGCCCATGCCTTTGATGAAGAGGCCGTTACCCGCCTCTTGAATACGGGGGCTTGTCCAGGCTGCGATCTCTCTCATGCAGACCTCAGACGATATGACCTGAGTGGTGTCAATCTATCAGGGGCCAACTTAGACAACGCCAACTTCTATTTGGCCAATTTAAGCGACGCCGACCTGAGCGGCGCCAATTTAACCGATGCTTACCTGTTCAAAGTGACCGCGATCGGCATTAACTTGAACGGGGCCCAGCTCAACCAAGCCACTGTGTACGATTCAGACTTTACGGGGGCTTCCTTCGAAGGGACCTTGTTTGGCCAGGCCTATGTAGAAGACAGCCTGTTCCAAAATGCAGTGTTGGAGTTGGCAGACTTAAGCAACGCGATCCTGGTGGACAGTAACTTCAATGGGGCCGTTCTCTGCGGGGCTGAGCTAGCCTATGGCGACTACCGCACTAACTGCCCAGTCAGCAGTGATTTGTTGGAGTAG
- a CDS encoding DUF2470 domain-containing protein — MPESITSAVSDRICKHMNDDHADAVLTYAQIFGNTKAATAATMNSIDPNGMNLTAQVDGTTVPVRVAFDHPLESAKEAHHVLVEMLKQAHSKGQ, encoded by the coding sequence ATGCCAGAGTCGATTACTAGTGCAGTGAGCGATCGCATCTGCAAACACATGAATGATGACCACGCTGATGCGGTGTTGACCTACGCTCAGATTTTCGGCAACACCAAGGCAGCGACGGCTGCCACCATGAACTCCATTGACCCTAACGGGATGAACTTGACTGCTCAAGTGGATGGCACTACGGTACCGGTTCGGGTGGCCTTTGATCATCCCCTTGAAAGTGCAAAAGAAGCCCACCATGTGCTGGTGGAAATGCTGAAGCAGGCCCATAGCAAGGGTCAGTAA
- a CDS encoding (2Fe-2S)-binding protein, with protein MPITIRFIPDDVTVTAEVGEPLLQVAERAGVTIPTGCLMGSCHACEVEIDGLEEPICSCINAVPPGKPELTINLYVDPTW; from the coding sequence ATGCCTATTACCATTCGGTTTATTCCTGATGATGTCACTGTTACAGCCGAAGTTGGGGAACCGCTATTACAAGTTGCTGAGCGAGCCGGTGTAACCATTCCGACAGGATGTCTGATGGGATCGTGTCATGCCTGTGAGGTTGAGATTGACGGTCTAGAGGAACCGATTTGTTCTTGTATTAATGCAGTCCCCCCTGGAAAGCCAGAGCTAACGATTAATCTCTACGTAGATCCCACCTGGTAG
- a CDS encoding DUF760 domain-containing protein — protein MNNLSSNTPDFFDDQRDQVNDLLQYVKSMSPDTIAQLSRPVSPEVMQVMEHNIIGLLGGLPSQHFDITVTTNREHLGRLLASAMMSGYFLRGAEQRLSFEESFMATDLAAESE, from the coding sequence GTGAACAACCTATCAAGCAACACGCCAGATTTTTTTGACGATCAGCGGGATCAGGTTAATGACCTGCTTCAGTATGTGAAATCAATGAGTCCTGACACCATTGCCCAGCTGTCCCGTCCTGTTTCTCCAGAAGTGATGCAGGTTATGGAGCATAACATTATCGGGCTGTTAGGTGGGCTCCCATCCCAACACTTCGATATCACCGTTACCACTAACCGCGAACATTTAGGGCGACTGCTGGCTTCGGCGATGATGAGCGGGTATTTTCTCCGGGGGGCAGAACAACGCCTCTCTTTCGAAGAGTCTTTTATGGCTACTGACTTAGCAGCCGAATCAGAGTAG
- the mutY gene encoding A/G-specific adenine glycosylase yields MCDRSAEELPPLPSFVITELQQGLLAWYQQQGRDLPWRHTRDPYAIWVSEIMLQQTQVKTVIPYYQRWLQQFPTVVDLATADQQTVLKAWEGLGYYARARNLHRAAQVIAEQYEGKFPQTFEAVVALPGIGRTTAGGILSAAFNQPVPILDGNVKRILARLIALRQLPNKALGQLWRLSEALLPQENPRDFNQALMDLGATLCTRHRPACLLCPWQQTCQAYNQNVQLEIPMTETRAPLPHKHIGVGVVWNDQGQILIDRRLQEGLLGGLWEFPGGKIEPGETIADCIRRELQEELAIEVEVGDHLITISHTYTHFKVTLNVFQCRHLSGEPQPIECDEVRWVEVLELEQFPFPKANTQIIDALKALQ; encoded by the coding sequence ATGTGCGATCGCTCGGCAGAGGAATTACCCCCTCTGCCGAGCTTTGTTATAACCGAGTTGCAGCAGGGGCTATTGGCCTGGTATCAGCAGCAGGGGCGGGATTTGCCCTGGCGGCACACCCGCGATCCTTATGCCATTTGGGTTTCAGAAATTATGCTGCAACAAACCCAGGTCAAAACGGTGATTCCTTATTATCAACGCTGGCTACAGCAGTTCCCCACCGTGGTGGATTTGGCCACTGCCGACCAGCAAACGGTGCTCAAAGCTTGGGAAGGCTTGGGGTATTATGCCCGTGCCCGCAATCTGCATCGGGCCGCTCAAGTGATTGCAGAGCAGTACGAGGGAAAATTTCCCCAGACTTTTGAGGCCGTGGTTGCCCTGCCCGGCATTGGACGCACCACAGCGGGAGGCATTTTGAGTGCGGCTTTTAACCAGCCGGTGCCTATTTTAGATGGCAATGTCAAACGCATTCTGGCCCGTCTTATCGCCTTGAGACAGCTCCCCAACAAAGCCTTGGGGCAACTGTGGCGGCTCTCAGAAGCTTTATTACCGCAAGAGAATCCCCGTGACTTTAACCAAGCCCTGATGGATTTGGGTGCCACCCTTTGCACCCGGCATCGACCAGCCTGCCTACTCTGCCCCTGGCAACAGACCTGTCAGGCTTACAATCAAAACGTGCAGTTGGAGATTCCTATGACAGAAACGCGTGCCCCGCTTCCCCACAAACACATTGGTGTCGGTGTGGTGTGGAATGATCAAGGACAGATTTTAATCGATCGTCGTCTTCAAGAGGGATTGCTAGGGGGCTTATGGGAGTTTCCGGGGGGCAAAATTGAGCCTGGAGAAACCATTGCAGACTGCATTCGCCGAGAGTTACAGGAAGAACTGGCGATCGAAGTAGAAGTCGGCGATCATCTCATCACCATTAGCCATACCTATACCCACTTCAAAGTTACGCTCAACGTATTTCAATGCCGCCATCTGAGTGGGGAGCCTCAGCCCATTGAGTGTGATGAGGTTCGCTGGGTCGAAGTCTTGGAGCTGGAGCAGTTTCCCTTTCCTAAAGCCAACACGCAAATCATTGATGCGTTAAAAGCGTTGCAGTAA
- a CDS encoding DUF4112 domain-containing protein, with product MNHPAHDSSRLKTLNRIRRLSRLMDTAFKIPGLKLKVGLDPIIGLIPGGGDLVTAVISVYIIFLATRFRLPKRVLGQMVLNIVLEAIVGTVPLLGDVFDVFYKSNIRNLDLLEAHLQTQAQPLPRTDAL from the coding sequence ATGAATCATCCCGCTCACGATTCCTCTCGTTTAAAGACTCTCAACCGCATTCGCCGCCTTAGTCGTCTGATGGACACGGCCTTTAAAATCCCTGGCCTCAAGCTCAAAGTGGGTTTGGATCCCATCATTGGTCTTATCCCAGGGGGGGGTGATTTAGTGACAGCGGTGATTTCTGTCTACATTATCTTTTTGGCCACTCGATTTCGCTTGCCCAAACGGGTGCTTGGGCAAATGGTTCTCAATATTGTGCTAGAAGCGATCGTAGGCACCGTCCCCTTACTAGGAGACGTTTTTGATGTGTTTTACAAGTCAAATATCCGCAATCTAGACTTGCTGGAAGCTCATCTACAGACACAAGCACAGCCCTTGCCCAGGACGGATGCTCTATAG
- a CDS encoding YihY/virulence factor BrkB family protein — translation MSPKQVWRLIKEAFQAWSQDNASRLAAALAYYTIFSIAPLLILVIAIAGLFFDSAAVRDQLMEQVQSLVGGSGADFVQTVLDNANRPGENSGWLASAISIGLLLVGATGVLTQLQTSLNAVWNVETRSDLGLIGLVRKRLLSLGMILGIGFLLLVSLVISSVIVGFSNYFHGLMPGLDSLAQLLNFVVFFGITTLLFAMIFKFMPDVRITWGDVWFGAATTAILFSLGKFVIGLYLGNSGFGSTYGAAGSVIVLLLWVFYSAQILFFGAELTQVYARRYGSQIVLNRFAIRRESSS, via the coding sequence ATGAGTCCTAAACAGGTTTGGCGGTTAATTAAAGAAGCTTTTCAAGCGTGGAGCCAAGATAACGCATCGCGGTTAGCCGCAGCGCTCGCCTATTACACAATTTTTTCGATCGCGCCGCTGTTGATTTTGGTCATTGCGATCGCTGGTTTATTTTTCGACAGCGCTGCCGTCCGTGATCAGCTGATGGAACAGGTGCAGTCCCTAGTTGGAGGCAGCGGGGCTGACTTTGTACAAACCGTGCTAGATAATGCCAATCGTCCAGGCGAAAATTCAGGTTGGTTAGCGTCAGCTATTAGCATCGGGCTGTTACTGGTGGGGGCAACGGGTGTGCTGACTCAGTTACAGACCTCCTTAAACGCTGTTTGGAATGTCGAAACGCGCTCTGATCTGGGTCTTATTGGCCTTGTGCGTAAGCGCTTGTTGTCTCTGGGCATGATTTTAGGCATTGGATTTTTGTTGTTGGTTTCGCTGGTGATCAGTTCGGTAATTGTGGGGTTTTCTAACTATTTTCATGGTTTGATGCCAGGGCTAGATTCTTTGGCACAGCTGTTGAATTTTGTCGTGTTCTTTGGCATTACCACCCTACTGTTCGCCATGATTTTCAAATTCATGCCTGATGTACGCATCACCTGGGGCGATGTCTGGTTTGGCGCTGCCACCACGGCGATTCTGTTTTCCTTGGGCAAATTTGTGATTGGCCTGTATTTGGGCAACAGCGGCTTTGGGTCTACCTATGGCGCAGCTGGATCTGTCATTGTTTTGTTGCTGTGGGTGTTTTACTCGGCTCAGATTCTATTCTTCGGCGCAGAATTGACCCAAGTCTATGCCCGTCGCTATGGCTCCCAAATCGTCCTCAACCGGTTTGCGATTAGGCGTGAATCCAGTTCCTAA
- a CDS encoding CsbD family protein: MSIKDRVDATLKNLEGKAQEAMGEITGDPKDQIEGKAKQAKARAMQAKENLKDEIDKRLD; this comes from the coding sequence ATGTCTATCAAAGATAGAGTAGACGCAACCCTTAAAAATTTAGAAGGCAAAGCCCAAGAAGCGATGGGTGAAATCACGGGAGATCCAAAAGATCAGATTGAAGGGAAAGCAAAGCAAGCAAAAGCTCGAGCCATGCAAGCAAAGGAAAATCTTAAAGACGAAATCGACAAGAGGCTTGACTAG